Genomic segment of Hymenobacter aquaticus:
GTCCCATTGCTGACCACTTTTATTTTGGGTCGTCAATAGGCCACCATCCCGTAGAAAGTCACTCTGTAAACCTTGAGCCACAGACTTAGCCTGGTCGGGGGTAGCAACATGGAATGACAATGGGAAAACTCCGGCAAGGGTGCGGACCGCTGCTGGCTGCTGTTGCTGCCAATTATAATCTGTGAACCATGCTTGCTGCTTATTCCAGCAATAGCGCTGAATTGCGCGGTGACGCTGCTTAGCTCGTTGCTGCCACACCCGTGCCGCGCTAGGCTGTTGCGCGAAGCTGCGTGCTATGGTCTGTTCCAGGGCTAATAAAAGGCAGTTTAAATCAACGGGAATAATTGCGGTGGTGCGGATGCTGGAGAGCGTGCCAGCGGGGCTAAACCAGCGGGTACTGAAGTCCCAGCCGGAAGCGGCGGCGGCGCGTAGGTCGCGGTATAACTCCGCCGACGGGCGGTTGCTGGTTTGGGCGACGGCTACATCTTCCGCATACGACTCTTCCCGAGGCTCACTGCTGCTGTCCCAATACCGGTTGAGCAGCTCGCCGCCACGGAGGCGAACCACACGCTTAGTGGCCTGATTAGGTCGCAGAGAATCGGCCCCGGCCATCCAGTAAGCATATTCCTGTAGGAGCTGGGGTTGATAACGGGTAAGTACACTGTCGCCCTGCTCATGAGCCAGTAGCTCTACCATCAGCGAAAAGAAGGGTGGCTGTGAGCGGGTCAGGTAATAGGTACGGTTACCATTTGGAATAAAGCCGTATTGCCTGATCAGGTAGGCGAAATTATCGGTCATGCTACGCAGCATATCCAGCCGATGAGCTTCGCGCAAACCCAGCATGGTGAAATAAGAATCCCAGTAGTAGATTTCCCGAAACCGGCCGCCTGGTACTAGGTAAGGCTTGGGCAAAGGTAGCAGCGAGGAGTAGGCCGCTACGTGCGGGGTGGCCGGCCGCCGCAGCACGGTCCAGAGCGTATCGAGGTGGTGGCGCAGGCCTTGGGCTACTTGGCTCCGGTAGACGACCGGATTGTCGGTGGGGAGCTGAAAATGGGCGTTGATGAAGGCCGCCAGCTCGAAGCCCGGTTGCTGCTTTTGCTGCTGCCAGGCGGCCAGAATGGCGGCCGGCGCTTGCAGCGGCACCGCATCGACGAAGGTCTTGTTGTCGGGGAACACATGCCCTAACTGCACTGCCTCGAACAAGCCCGGGAATAGCTGACGCGGTGTGGCGGGCTGGGCGGCGGCCGGGGCAATCAGGAAAACGATACAGATGGCCGGGAGCAGTAGGGTACGCATAGCAGAAAGTAAAAGACGGCGGGTATCAGCAATACGCAACTGCACCCCGCATGGTAGTTACCGCCGCCGCTCTGGGCCCGCCTGCCCAGTCGGCCAAGGAAGCCAATAAAAAAGCCAGCCCCGGGGACAAACTCCAGGGCTGGCTTACAGTAATAGCGTGAATGGGCGCTAGGCGGCCTGCTCTTCCGGCAGTGGCGAGCTTTGAACCAGCGCATAAGCCGACTGATCGACTGAGGCCAGACCGGCGGTTTGCAGCTGCTTGAGGGCGCGCTGCACGGTTACGGTGCAGATCCGGTCGGCATAGCCTAGCTCCACGACGCGCTTGGCCAGGAATGCCAGCGT
This window contains:
- the treF gene encoding alpha,alpha-trehalase TreF; translation: MRTLLLPAICIVFLIAPAAAQPATPRQLFPGLFEAVQLGHVFPDNKTFVDAVPLQAPAAILAAWQQQKQQPGFELAAFINAHFQLPTDNPVVYRSQVAQGLRHHLDTLWTVLRRPATPHVAAYSSLLPLPKPYLVPGGRFREIYYWDSYFTMLGLREAHRLDMLRSMTDNFAYLIRQYGFIPNGNRTYYLTRSQPPFFSLMVELLAHEQGDSVLTRYQPQLLQEYAYWMAGADSLRPNQATKRVVRLRGGELLNRYWDSSSEPREESYAEDVAVAQTSNRPSAELYRDLRAAAASGWDFSTRWFSPAGTLSSIRTTAIIPVDLNCLLLALEQTIARSFAQQPSAARVWQQRAKQRHRAIQRYCWNKQQAWFTDYNWQQQQPAAVRTLAGVFPLSFHVATPDQAKSVAQGLQSDFLRDGGLLTTQNKSGQQWDAPNAWAPLQYMAIQGLRNYHETTLADTVVQRWVRLNTRVFQQTGKLLEKYNVINTSLPAGGGEYPLQDGFGWTNGVLLNLLNNQPSGNNKK